A genomic window from Anoplolepis gracilipes chromosome 6, ASM4749672v1, whole genome shotgun sequence includes:
- the LOC140666863 gene encoding uncharacterized protein: MEVEPQAASVTEAQGPLLSGSPRPLPPVTRPTVQGDFAILYEALNQHLQIGVDLRERMLRFFEATNGQGEAVQSAPLNAHTQPPMGKETEAEIPSPTQPKTQGMVPKSSQKEKAAKKGKKKGESQDAEPSGAPPSGGGLLGPGPFDKKSTDPGTYDPSPTTETPWSVVVGRKGKKKVGQTPLPSRTVPVAAAQSPPSEQGKQKRGQVAGGEKPGKMKVPKTSAVMITCPEEKYGENMAAIRKEVKLDQLGIKEGSLKIRKGLTGALILEIFGEDKARKAGQLAECVREVTGDNEGVRVKCPQKMADLRIRGLEDSITRAEIVAAISGEDAANKLTQMGKVPISWYKLPIELLPRLPLRCFKCMEEGHVQQQCGSDRSCANMCFRCGKEGHKANSCSEQKVHCALCVDFGAPAGHRMGGMNCHPPKKLNRKKAKSIPPSKKPTPSVGEEKGRIENKSPIPSLMEVVVGEIPQANQTASAESAPAPMDTSECRKRRANSVREGNEKGAGGKELCSDSPKPQRKPRLDPKRGNVKGDTLTPGEIEPDLLLQTIAERGIGLAIVSEPYRSPSNHPNWRVDGSGTVAIIRGSNSHNPPCSLLKSGRGYVAVKWGSIAVVACYAPPSWGLSQFELYLGELEHCIRSILPQEVVVAGDFNARAQAWGDRLTTPKGEVLLDWIGALGLCLLNTGNEPTCDRLLRGASIVDLTMITPSAARLNCSWGVVDQETLSDHRYIEFGCTTLQPGSPTGGAPPPRWNLKNANTGAAEAWSRDLEITEEELRNAVRGVKNNKAVGPNGIPGRVWKLALEEPNLSGWLRGIFNRCLAEEKFPPMWGRAKLVLLHKGGKKEGDPSSYRPICLLDEVGKIYERILVRRMVQHLARNEVPSLHEEQYGFREGRSTVDAVLRVKALTESAVERGRVALAVALDVSNAFNTLPWKAIGDALNTHRVPNYLVKGIRAYFGHRRLEYRDQEGQGHTRRVYCKVPQGSVLGPLLWNLGYDGVLHTALPLDCRVIRYADDTLLVAKGDNWGEALNRANKGVAGLVRAISRTGLRVAPSKTEAVYFYDRRAAKEPSPTSRLDVDGTVVPVGSQIKYLGLHIDSRWSFAGHFDRLVPRAQKAAAAISRLLPNLGGPDGRVRRVYAHTVLSILMYAAPVWAGEAMAIRRIQDAMRRVQRRLAIRLVRGYRTVSHAAATILAGLPPLHMVANSYRRLYDRKSAARRGGVAKISARILCTWKLQEKKSLEQRWIASLHERPPTSGERTVSAVLPCLEEWLDRAWGNSTFRMTQVLFGHGCFGKYLHRIGREASETCHHCGHKRDTAQHTLQACPAWRDERDVLTRTIGGDLALPSVVVKMLGSEDNWRAVAAFCEAVMAQKESAERERRPGRARGRAPGRRPQPPPPPGPLLRPVTVRLVRLPPHPPLSSSPLATAHPPTLTGAPPR, encoded by the exons ATGGAGGTAGAACCGCAGGCCGCGAGCGTAACGGAGGCACAGGGGCCCCTCTTGAGTGGATCCCCTCGACCCCTCCCACCGGTAACTCGCCCTACAGTCCAGGGCGACTTTGCAATCCTGTACGAAGCCCTCAATCAGCACCTACAAATAGGCGTTGACTTGAGGGAGAGGATGCTGCGATTCTTCGAAGCAACGAACGGACAGGGAGAGGCGGTCCAATCTGCTCCCCTGAACGCACATACTCAGCCGCCAATGGGGAAGGAGACCGAGGCTGAGATCCCCTCGCCAACTCAGCCCAAGACGCAGGGAATGGTTCCTAAAAGCAGCCAAAAGGAAAAAGCGGCCaagaagggaaagaagaagggAGAAAGCCAG GATGCGGAACCCTCTGGGGCTCCACCCTCTGGCGGAGGACTATTAGGCCCGGGGCCCTTCGACAAGAAATCGACAGACCCCGGGACATATGACCCCTCTCCGACCACGGAAACTCCGTGGAGCGTGGTGGTCGGACGTaagggaaagaagaaagtaggacagactcccctcccctccagaACTGTACCCGTTGCTGCGGCCCAGTCACCGCCCAGTGAACAGGGTAAGCAGAAGCGGGGGCAGGTAGCGGGGGGAGAGAAACCCGGTAAAATGAAGGTTCCCAAAACCTCGGCGGTCATGATAACCTGCCCAGAAGAGAAATATGGCGAGAACATGGCCGCCATCAGAAAGGAGGTAAAACTAGACCAATTGGGTATCAAGGAAGGAAGCCTCAAGATAAGGAAAGGTCTCACCGGTGCCTTAATTCTTGAGATTTTCGGTGAGGACAAGGCACGCAAGGCGGGACAACTCGCTGAATGTGTTAGAGAGGTGACTGGGGACAACGAAGGGGTGCGAGTCAAGTGCCCCCAAAAAATGGCCGACCTCCGCATTCGGGGGCTGGAAGACTCCATTACCCGGGCGGAGATTGTTGCCGCAATCTCCGGGGAGG ACGCGGCCAACAAATTGACACAGATGGGAAAGGTACCGATATCGTGGTACAAATTACCCATCGAGCTGTTGCCGCGGCTCCCCCTTCGATGCTTTAAGTGCATGGAGGAGGGGCATGTGCAGCAACAGTGCGGCAGCGACCGATCCTGTGCCAACATGTGTTTCCGCTGCGGCAAGGAGGGCCACAAGGCCAATTCCTGCTCCGAGCAGAAAGTGCACTGCGCACTCTGTGTTGACTTCGGGGCACCCGCGGGGCACAGGATGGGGGGCATGAATTGTCACCCCCCGAAAAAACTCAACAGGAAGAAGGCCAAATCGATTCCTCCCTCCAAAAAACCCACCCCGTCGGTAGGAGAGGAGAAGGGGAGAATCGAAAACAAGAGCCCAATTCCGTCCCTGATGGAGGTCGTTGTGGGAGAAATCCCACAAGCGAACCAAACGGCTTCAGCCGAGTCTGCGCCCGCGCCGATGGACACATCGGAGTGTCGCAAGCGGCGCGCAAACTCGGTCAGGGAAGGAAACGAGAAGGGTGCGGGGGGCAAAGAGCTCTGCTCCGACTCCCCCAAGCCCCAAAGGAAGCCACGCTTAGACCCTAAGCGTGGTAACGTGAAAGGAGACACCCTTACCCCGGGCGAAATTGAGCCC GACTTACTCCTGCAGACTATCGCCGAGCGTGGTATAGGACTGGCGATCGTGTCGGAGCCGTACCGATCCCCATCAAACCATCCTAATTGGAGGGTGGACGGCTCTGGCACGGTCGCAATCATACGAGGATCGAACAGCCACAACCCCCCCTGTTCCTTACTCAAGTCAGGAAGGGGGTATGTGGCGGTGAAATGGGGATCCATCGCGGTGGTGGCGTGTTACGCACCGCCTAGTTGGGGCCTCTCCCAATTTGAGCTGTATCTGGGGGAGTTGGAGCACTGCATACGCAGCATACTCCCccaggaggtggtggtggccgGTGACTTTAACGCCAGAGCGCAAGCCTGGGGAGACCGGCTTACCACCCCCAAGGGAGAGGTCCTACTGGACTGGATAGGGGCTCTCGGGCTATGCCTACTAAACACCGGCAACGAGCCCACGTGCGACCGGCTACTGCGGGGGGCGTCTATAGTGGATCTCACTATGATAACCCCCTCCGCGGCACGCCTAAATTGTTCATGGGGGGTGGTCGACCAAGAGACTCTATCGGACCACCGATATATAGAGTTCGGTTGCACCACCCTTCAGCCCGGGAGCCCGACCGGCGGTGCGCCACCGCCGCGATGGAACCTTAAAAA CGCGAACACCGGCGCTGCCGAGGCCTGGTCCAGGGATCTCGAAATCACCGAGGAGGAGTTGAGGAATGCCGTCCGGGGGGTCAAGAACAACAAGGCCGTTGGCCCAAACGGCATCCCAGGGCGCGTCTGGAAGCTCGCCTTGGAGGAGccaaacctatccgggtggctACGAGGCATCTTTAATAGATGCCTCGCGGAGGAGAAATTCCCCCCAATGTGGGGAAGAGCCAAGTTGGTTCTTCTCCACAAGGGCGGTAAGAAGGAGGGTGACCCGTCATCGTACCGGCCAATTTGCCTGCTAGACGAGGTCGGCAAAATATACGAAAGGATTCTCGTTCGCCGAATGGTCCAGCATCTGGCGCGCAATGAGGTCCCTTCCCTTCACGAAGAACAATACGGTTTCCGTGAGGGCAGGTCCACGGTGGACGCCGTACTGCGCGTCAAGGCCCTCACGGAGTCAGCTGTGGAACGCGGGAGGGTGGCGTTGGCCGTCGCTTTGGACGTGTCCAACGCCTTCAATACCCTTCCGTGGAAGGCAATCGGGGACGCGCTTAACACCCACCGCGTCCCCAACTACCTCGTGAAGGGAATTCGAGCCTACTTCGGTCACCGTAGGCTCGAATACAGGGACCAAGAGGGCCAGGGTCACACCCGTCGCGTGTACTGCAAGGTCCCACAGGGCTCGGTGTTGGGCCCGCTGCTGTGGAACCTCGGGTACGACGGGGTCCTTCATACCGCCCTCCCCCTCGACTGCCGGGTCATCAGATATGCCGACGATACCCTGCTGGTAGCCAAGGGGGACAACTGGGGGGAAGCCCTAAACAGGGCCAACAAaggggtggcaggcctcgtgaGGGCCATAAGCCGGACTGGCCTGAGGGTGGCCCCCAGCAAGACCGAGGCGGTCTACTTCTACGACCGCCGGGCCGCTAAAGAGCCTTCCCCCACCTCCCGACTAGATGTTGACGGTACTGTTGTCCCAGTGGGGTCCCAGATCAAATACCTGGGGCTCCACATCGACAGCCGATGGAGCTTCGCGGGTCACTTTGACCGCCTGGTCCCGAGAGCACAgaaggcggcggcagcgattaGCCGCTTGCTGCCGAATCTCGGAGGGCCGGACGGTCGGGTGCGCCGCGTCTACGCGCACACCGTCCTTAGCATACTAATGTATGCAGCACCGGTGTGGGCGGGCGAGGCGATGGCCATCAGACGCATACAGGACGCGATGCGTCGCGTCCAGCGTAGATTGGCCATTCGTCTCGTTCGAGGCTACAGGACGGTGTCGCACGCGGCGGCCACCATCCTGGCCGGACTCCCCCCTCTGCATATGGTCGCAAATTCATACAGACGTTTGTATGACCGGAAATCCGCGGCACGCAGGGGAGGAGTCGCCAAGATTTCGGCCAGGATACTATGCACTTGGAAGCTCCAGGAGAAAAAGTCCCTCGAGCAGCGATGGATCGCGTCGCTGCACGAGCGCCCCCCAACATCCGGGGAGAGGACTGTATCGGCCGTCCTGCCCTGTCTGGAGGAGTGGCTGGACAGGGCGTGGGGCAACAGTACATTCAGAATGACGCAGGTGCTCTTCGGACATGGGTGTTTCGGAAAGTACCTGCACCGCATCGGACGGGAGGCAAGCGAGACCTGCCACCACTGCGGTCACAAGAGGGACACCGCGCAACACACCCTCCAAGCATGCCCAGCCTGGAGGGACGAGCGCGACGTCCTAACCCGGACTATCGGGGGCGACTTGGCGCTGCCGAGCGTCGTCGTCAAGATGCTCGGCAGCGAGGACAACTGGAGAGCCGTGGCCGCCTTTTGCGAGGCGGTCATGGCCCAGAAGGAAAGCGCCGAAAGGGAGCGTAGACCGGGACGGGCGAGGGGAAGGGCTCCTGGCAGGAGACCCCAACCTCCCCCACCACCTGGGCCCCTCTTGCGTCCGGTGACGGTCCGGCTGGTGCGACTTCCGCCGCACCCGCCGCTGTCATCGTCGCCATTGGCGACGGCGCACCCACCGACACTTACGGGAGCGCCGCCGAGATGA